In a single window of the Chromatiales bacterium 21-64-14 genome:
- a CDS encoding exodeoxyribonuclease VII large subunit yields MSTPTCPPDLRPRRDVYTISRLNREARALLEGGLPLLWVEAEISNLSRPGSGHLYFTLKDANAQVRCAMFRTHNRHLGFEPEDGLQVLVRARVGLYEARGDFQLIVEHMEEAGDGALRRAFEILKQRLAAQGLFDSARKRALPALPRRIGVITSPTGAAIRDILSVLRRRFPAIAVLLYPVAVQGASATGEITAALRLASQRRDCDVLILARGGGSLEDLWSFNDEGVARAIYDCAIPVVSGIGHEIDFTIADFVADQRAPTPSGAAELASPDAQEWSQRLEQQCGRIHRALAVRLARPAEALRGLIHRLRAQHPGQRLRQRTQRLDDLDQRLRAIFRGGLQVRRSGVAEWTARLHRHRPTPRVRQLEGACGHLAHRLRAGLARSVERRHDRVAELAHALDAVSPLATLGRGYAILRRLPRGAVLRSATDTSPGDRVEARLARGQLVCRVEEVQAPPLDDPEA; encoded by the coding sequence TTGAGCACCCCCACCTGCCCGCCGGATCTGCGGCCCCGGCGGGACGTCTATACGATATCCAGGCTTAACCGGGAAGCCCGCGCCCTGCTGGAGGGTGGTTTGCCCCTGTTGTGGGTGGAGGCGGAGATCTCAAATCTATCCCGCCCCGGCTCCGGCCACCTGTATTTCACCCTCAAGGACGCGAATGCGCAGGTGCGCTGCGCCATGTTCCGTACCCACAACCGGCATCTGGGATTCGAGCCCGAGGACGGCCTGCAGGTGCTGGTGCGCGCTCGGGTCGGCCTGTACGAGGCGCGTGGTGACTTCCAGCTCATCGTGGAACACATGGAAGAGGCCGGAGACGGCGCCCTGCGCCGCGCTTTCGAAATCCTCAAACAACGCCTCGCGGCGCAGGGGCTGTTCGACAGCGCCCGCAAGCGCGCCTTACCGGCGCTGCCGCGGCGCATCGGCGTGATCACCTCTCCCACGGGCGCGGCGATCCGCGACATCCTGAGCGTGCTGCGCCGACGCTTCCCGGCCATTGCGGTACTGTTGTATCCGGTCGCGGTGCAGGGTGCCAGCGCTACCGGAGAGATCACCGCGGCACTGCGCCTCGCCTCCCAGCGCCGGGACTGCGACGTGCTGATCCTGGCTCGGGGCGGCGGCTCCCTGGAGGACCTCTGGTCGTTCAACGACGAGGGGGTGGCACGCGCCATCTATGACTGCGCGATTCCGGTGGTCAGCGGCATCGGCCACGAGATTGACTTCACCATCGCGGACTTCGTGGCGGATCAGCGCGCGCCGACGCCGTCCGGGGCGGCGGAGCTGGCAAGCCCCGACGCCCAGGAGTGGAGCCAGCGGCTGGAACAACAGTGCGGGCGCATACACCGCGCCCTCGCCGTGCGCCTGGCACGCCCCGCCGAGGCCCTGCGCGGGCTAATCCACCGGCTGCGCGCGCAGCACCCGGGACAACGGCTCCGGCAGCGGACCCAGCGCCTCGATGACCTGGACCAGCGGCTGCGAGCCATATTCCGAGGCGGGCTGCAGGTACGCCGCTCCGGCGTGGCGGAATGGACTGCGCGCTTGCACCGACACCGGCCCACGCCGCGGGTGCGCCAGCTCGAGGGTGCCTGCGGCCATCTGGCCCACCGACTGCGCGCGGGTCTCGCCCGGAGCGTGGAGCGGCGTCACGACCGGGTCGCGGAACTCGCCCACGCCTTGGACGCGGTGAGCCCGCTCGCCACACTAGGGCGCGGCTACGCCATCCTGCGGCGGTTGCCGCGCGGCGCGGTGCTGCGCAGCGCTACCGACACCAGCCCCGGGGACCGGGTGGAAGCGCGCCTTGCCCGCGGGCAATTGGTGTGCCGGGTGGAAGAGGTCCAGGCCCCGCCTCTGGATGATCCGGAGGCATGA